From the genome of Scytonema hofmannii PCC 7110, one region includes:
- a CDS encoding MgPME-cyclase complex family protein yields the protein MQKYYYLLASQRFLLEEEPMEEVLKERTRYYHEQEKEIDFWVIKQPAFLEAPQMAEIKAKCPQTAVAIISTDSQFITWLKLRLEYVITGEFQAPSPEIPDALASVATVS from the coding sequence ATGCAAAAATACTATTACCTTTTGGCAAGTCAACGATTTTTACTAGAAGAAGAACCCATGGAGGAAGTTCTCAAAGAACGAACCCGTTATTATCACGAACAAGAAAAAGAAATAGATTTTTGGGTGATTAAGCAACCAGCTTTTCTAGAGGCACCTCAAATGGCAGAAATCAAGGCAAAGTGTCCCCAAACAGCAGTGGCAATTATTTCTACTGATTCCCAATTTATTACCTGGTTGAAACTACGATTGGAGTACGTCATTACTGGCGAATTTCAAGCTCCTTCGCCAGAAATCCCTGATGCTTTGGCATCTGTTGCCACTGTATCCTAA
- a CDS encoding ester cyclase, translating into MNAEPSHNLPLWVQDRDTVIANSGNAEWRSQTPPDYTESQEGLAKESKAKHIEGSLEAIVQNLVRTFEMEASFKTNPSQWLSVVNEQFRMSSNGGAEYTASDVIQAGTYNLFMPDTEDYKASEETFESSGKLFRTAFPKGFLWEVLEVFSSPPNVTFKWRHWGTFSGSYKDSASTGETVEIVGMSVARVTEDLKILSVEHYFDNSQFLKKLTVGKKQTTR; encoded by the coding sequence ATGAACGCAGAACCATCTCACAACCTTCCTCTTTGGGTACAGGACAGAGACACAGTTATAGCAAATAGTGGTAACGCTGAATGGCGTTCTCAAACTCCACCAGATTACACTGAGTCTCAAGAAGGTCTTGCAAAAGAAAGCAAAGCCAAGCATATTGAAGGATCACTCGAAGCGATCGTTCAAAATTTGGTGAGAACCTTTGAGATGGAAGCATCTTTCAAGACTAACCCCTCTCAGTGGCTATCTGTTGTTAACGAGCAATTCCGCATGAGTAGCAATGGAGGTGCAGAATATACAGCATCAGATGTGATACAGGCAGGCACTTATAATCTATTTATGCCGGATACAGAAGATTACAAAGCTTCAGAAGAAACTTTTGAATCATCGGGGAAACTTTTCCGCACGGCATTTCCCAAAGGATTCTTGTGGGAAGTTTTAGAGGTTTTCTCCAGTCCTCCCAACGTAACATTTAAATGGCGGCATTGGGGAACTTTTAGCGGTTCATACAAAGACTCTGCGTCAACAGGGGAGACAGTGGAGATCGTTGGTATGAGCGTAGCCCGTGTCACTGAAGATTTAAAAATTCTTTCGGTGGAGCACTATTTTGACAACAGTCAGTTTCTCAAAAAGTTAACTGTTGGTAAAAAACAAACAACTAGGTAG
- a CDS encoding pyridoxine 5'-phosphate synthase, giving the protein MATLGVNIDHIATIRQARRTVEPDPVAAAVLAELGGADGITVHLREDRRHIQERDVRLLRQTVRTHLNLEMAATDEMVAIALDIKPDYVTLVPEKREEVTTEGGLDIVGQIDRMEAVVDKLQGASIPVSLFIDAEPAQIEASVKIQAQFIELHTGRYAEAKNETSRQQELTFLAKGCEQAIQAGLRVNAGHGLTYWNVFPIATFPGMEELNIGHTIVSRAVLVGMERAVREMKLAMRGEQ; this is encoded by the coding sequence TTGGCTACACTTGGTGTAAACATAGACCACATTGCCACCATTCGACAAGCGCGGCGGACAGTGGAACCAGACCCCGTAGCTGCGGCGGTACTCGCAGAATTAGGAGGTGCAGATGGCATTACCGTGCATCTGCGCGAAGACAGACGGCATATTCAAGAACGAGATGTCCGCTTATTGCGTCAAACAGTAAGAACACATCTTAACTTGGAAATGGCAGCTACAGATGAAATGGTTGCTATTGCCCTAGATATTAAACCCGATTACGTTACTCTAGTTCCAGAAAAGCGAGAAGAAGTCACCACAGAAGGTGGGCTGGATATCGTCGGTCAAATTGATAGAATGGAAGCAGTGGTCGATAAATTGCAAGGCGCTAGTATTCCAGTCAGCTTGTTTATCGATGCCGAACCTGCACAAATTGAAGCTTCTGTCAAGATTCAGGCACAGTTTATTGAACTCCATACTGGGCGGTACGCTGAAGCTAAAAATGAAACAAGTCGCCAACAGGAGCTAACGTTCCTGGCTAAAGGATGCGAGCAAGCAATACAAGCAGGATTGCGAGTCAATGCAGGACACGGGTTAACTTACTGGAATGTTTTCCCCATTGCTACCTTTCCTGGTATGGAAGAACTAAACATCGGACATACCATTGTCAGTCGCGCTGTGTTGGTAGGTATGGAAAGAGCAGTTCGTGAAATGAAACTAGCCATGCGAGGGGAACAGTGA
- a CDS encoding nuclease A inhibitor family protein, which yields MTLINILKQASDGLLFMSESEYPFEVFLWDAPEQKDITPEFVLQKIGIPLDTPVESVEVDSFFEVAIAEQDWHSSEDKMIVKKYQNLVKLLKENLSDIKVMRFGSINIDVYIIGKTSNDHLAGLSTKVVET from the coding sequence ATGACTTTGATTAACATTTTAAAACAAGCATCAGATGGTTTGTTGTTTATGAGCGAGTCTGAGTATCCTTTTGAAGTTTTTCTTTGGGATGCTCCCGAACAAAAGGATATTACGCCGGAGTTTGTTCTTCAAAAAATAGGAATTCCTTTAGATACGCCTGTAGAAAGTGTTGAAGTTGACTCTTTTTTTGAAGTCGCGATCGCAGAACAAGATTGGCATAGTTCCGAAGACAAAATGATTGTGAAAAAGTATCAAAATCTTGTTAAACTTTTGAAAGAAAATCTTTCCGATATCAAAGTCATGCGTTTTGGATCTATCAATATTGATGTTTATATTATAGGTAAAACCTCGAACGATCATTTAGCCGGACTTTCTACAAAGGTAGTTGAAACTTAG
- a CDS encoding DNA/RNA non-specific endonuclease, translated as MFASKKLLILLTTLLLTLAVGCTILFPRQFATNPHLAFGNPSNASKADPNNYLIEKPQYILSYNRDKGIPNWVSWELNQSWLGEAPRSNNFRPDDTLPEGWYRVTPNDYTRSGFDKGHMVPSADRSNNPENNAATFFMTNIIPQAPDNNQGYWARLEDYERTLANQGNELHIISGVYGQKGTLAQGKVSIPARIFKIIIVTTPNQNVNSINESTRIITVDTPNIDGNRDADWTEFLTSVDAIEKTTGYNFLSNIDLSIQNIIESKVAQVTNLKSKSRTRKK; from the coding sequence ATGTTCGCCTCCAAAAAACTTCTTATTCTCCTAACCACACTTCTCCTGACACTAGCTGTCGGATGCACAATTCTTTTTCCAAGACAGTTTGCTACTAACCCTCACTTAGCATTTGGCAATCCAAGTAACGCAAGTAAAGCTGACCCAAATAATTATTTAATAGAAAAGCCTCAATATATACTTTCATACAATAGAGATAAAGGAATTCCAAACTGGGTGAGTTGGGAATTAAATCAGTCCTGGTTAGGTGAAGCACCACGGTCTAATAATTTTCGTCCTGATGATACACTTCCAGAAGGCTGGTATCGTGTCACTCCCAACGATTACACCAGAAGCGGTTTTGACAAAGGACACATGGTACCTTCCGCAGACCGCAGCAATAATCCTGAAAATAATGCTGCTACTTTTTTCATGACAAATATTATTCCCCAAGCACCCGATAACAATCAGGGTTACTGGGCGCGTCTGGAAGATTATGAGAGGACTCTAGCTAATCAAGGTAATGAGTTGCATATTATATCAGGAGTTTACGGTCAGAAAGGAACTCTTGCTCAAGGAAAAGTTTCTATTCCCGCTAGAATTTTTAAAATTATTATTGTTACCACACCCAATCAAAATGTCAATAGCATTAATGAATCTACAAGAATTATTACTGTTGATACTCCCAATATAGATGGGAATCGGGATGCTGACTGGACTGAGTTTTTAACAAGTGTTGATGCTATTGAAAAAACAACAGGTTATAATTTTCTATCCAATATTGACCTTTCTATTCAGAATATTATAGAATCTAAGGTGGCTCAAGTGACCAATTTAAAATCAAAGAGTAGAACGCGCAAGAAATAA
- a CDS encoding XisH family protein: MSVRDAFHDAVRRALEKDGWTITDDPLRLLVEEVELLIDLGAEQLLAAERSGEKIAVEIKTFLQASAISTFHTALGQFLNYQEALELDQPERILYLAVPKQAYKSFFEKRFVQRMVDKYSIKLLIYDPKQEVIVEWKE, translated from the coding sequence ATGTCTGTGAGAGATGCATTTCATGATGCGGTCAGGCGAGCTCTCGAAAAAGATGGTTGGACAATTACGGATGATCCGTTGCGCCTTCTTGTTGAGGAAGTTGAACTGCTAATTGATTTGGGAGCAGAGCAACTGCTGGCTGCGGAAAGGTCAGGAGAAAAAATTGCGGTAGAGATTAAAACCTTCCTACAGGCATCAGCCATTTCAACTTTTCATACAGCCTTGGGACAATTCCTCAACTATCAGGAAGCTTTGGAACTCGATCAACCAGAACGAATATTGTATTTAGCTGTGCCAAAGCAGGCTTATAAAAGCTTTTTTGAAAAACGCTTTGTGCAGAGAATGGTAGATAAGTATAGCATAAAACTTTTGATTTATGATCCCAAGCAGGAGGTCATTGTAGAATGGAAAGAGTAG
- a CDS encoding XisI protein — MERVEKYRELVKQVLEEYASYKFSSGEIEVMPVFDLERDRYQVVSAGWKDERRIYGCSVHIDIKDSKIWIQHDGTEIGFADEFVRLGVAKDDIVLAYHSPFMRQFDGFAVS, encoded by the coding sequence ATGGAAAGAGTAGAGAAATATAGAGAGTTAGTGAAACAAGTTCTAGAAGAATATGCAAGCTATAAATTCTCATCAGGTGAAATTGAAGTGATGCCTGTTTTTGATTTAGAACGAGATCGCTATCAAGTTGTTAGTGCAGGATGGAAAGACGAGCGTCGAATTTACGGGTGTTCGGTACATATCGATATTAAAGATAGTAAGATTTGGATACAGCATGATGGCACTGAGATTGGATTTGCGGATGAATTTGTAAGGCTAGGAGTTGCAAAAGACGACATTGTGTTGGCATATCACTCGCCGTTTATGCGGCAGTTTGATGGTTTTGCAGTTAGCTAA
- a CDS encoding L,D-transpeptidase family protein: protein MATYVATKEGDPLTVRSKPNGESVGSLSNGTEVQVTGEPVQAGNRKWVQIGTNRWVANEFLTTIKTARVVAKRTTKTIGGGLRVYETRLIDSNGNVINTVQAVSGRVGKQTPSDVAGSETPLPFGIYKFDSLGVVGTPPGNKPEFGGVWSPVTPLFSTGRSGIGVHYDPSALAQNANTGTAGCFATPTVKERDIMTNFIRTHKPTHLIVYEG, encoded by the coding sequence ATGGCTACTTACGTTGCAACAAAAGAAGGCGATCCTCTCACAGTGCGTTCTAAACCCAATGGAGAATCAGTAGGTTCTCTCAGCAATGGTACTGAAGTTCAAGTAACTGGCGAACCCGTGCAAGCAGGAAACAGGAAGTGGGTACAAATTGGAACGAATCGCTGGGTTGCTAACGAGTTTCTCACAACTATCAAAACAGCACGAGTAGTTGCTAAAAGAACGACAAAAACCATCGGTGGCGGTTTGAGAGTCTACGAAACTCGACTGATAGATAGCAATGGTAATGTTATTAACACAGTACAAGCTGTTTCCGGTCGAGTTGGTAAGCAAACTCCATCTGATGTTGCTGGTTCTGAAACACCTCTACCTTTTGGAATTTACAAGTTTGACAGCCTTGGGGTTGTCGGTACACCACCAGGAAATAAACCAGAATTTGGTGGTGTTTGGTCTCCAGTGACACCTCTGTTCAGTACGGGACGTTCGGGTATAGGCGTTCACTACGATCCCTCTGCTTTGGCTCAAAATGCTAACACTGGTACGGCTGGTTGTTTTGCCACGCCAACTGTTAAAGAACGGGATATTATGACAAACTTTATTCGCACTCACAAACCAACCCATTTGATTGTGTATGAGGGTTAG
- a CDS encoding MHYT domain-containing protein, with amino-acid sequence MLSSSYDQGLVALSIVLAVLSSYTALDLAGRVSGVEKRVRVAWLIGGAITMGIGIWSMHFVAMLAFSLPIPIVYDVGTVVFSTLPAIVSSAGALFLASRRFLSMRRLLIGGMLMGLGIASMHYIGMAAMRMDASTHYDPLLFVLSVAIAIGASIAALYIAFQFRMQTSKSGRSSRILSALIMGAAIAGMHYTGMAAVSFTPTKVVSSVLANPAVQSSLTWLAIGIGIATLIILCFTLLTSFVDRRIASQTNLLKQQEAEAQRLQQFTDITLRIRRSLKLEDVLNTAVSEVQQALGVHRVIIHRLNRDWNGTIIAESVAQGWISTLGLTMDDSFWERYVESYNNGQVWVIDNIYEVGFAEEHLEILKRFQIKAYMAAPILQNNQLQGLLFAHQCSNARIWQKWEIELFRQLAVQISIALEQANLLHELQQAQEVLRLRDRAIAAASNGILITDPRQEDNPIVFCNAAFETMTGYSLEEVLGHNCRFLQGEGTDPATVRELNNAVKQERDCQVVIKNYCKDGTPFWNQLTISPVRDASGKVINFIGVQADITEQMQAQEELRLSKENLQSQVVELLNDVEEASRGDLTVHAQINTGEIGTVADFFNAIIESLRHIVVQVKQAVQQVNVLVGENSQSMRLLADDALKQAEEITHTLKSLDAMVLSIQAVADSAHQAAGMARTASTTAEVGRDSMERTVDSITKLHLTMAEAAKKVKRLGESSQEISKVVSLINQIALQTNIISINASIEAAKAGEEGLSFAVVAEEVGDLAARSAQATEEIQQIVRNIQIETSEVVKAVEQGMTQVVEGTESVKDAKQQLGGILEVSREIDSLVQSISHATVSQTQTSQVVVSLMKQIARDSLHTSDFSRLVSSSLVQTVDVAQQLQASVTVFKTDNEESLNVKPLEAADAAKYSVQNSVELNNSNGKHPMIQ; translated from the coding sequence ATGCTCAGTAGCAGCTATGACCAAGGTTTAGTGGCGCTATCGATAGTGCTCGCGGTACTTTCATCCTACACAGCCTTAGACCTAGCCGGAAGAGTCAGTGGAGTGGAGAAAAGGGTCAGAGTGGCTTGGTTGATTGGTGGTGCAATTACAATGGGTATTGGGATCTGGTCAATGCACTTTGTTGCCATGCTAGCCTTTAGTTTACCAATACCCATTGTCTATGATGTGGGAACTGTTGTGTTCTCAACATTGCCCGCGATCGTTAGTTCAGCAGGTGCGCTTTTTCTCGCGAGTCGTCGGTTTTTGAGTATGAGGCGATTGCTAATTGGCGGTATGTTAATGGGTTTAGGGATTGCATCCATGCATTATATTGGGATGGCAGCAATGCGGATGGATGCCTCTACTCACTACGATCCTCTGTTGTTTGTGCTGTCGGTTGCGATCGCGATCGGCGCGTCAATAGCAGCGCTGTATATTGCCTTTCAATTCCGCATGCAAACGAGTAAAAGTGGAAGATCGTCTCGGATTTTAAGTGCGCTCATCATGGGGGCGGCGATCGCTGGGATGCATTATACAGGAATGGCGGCAGTTTCTTTCACACCAACAAAAGTTGTGAGTTCAGTCTTAGCAAACCCCGCTGTGCAATCTTCTCTCACCTGGCTGGCGATCGGCATTGGCATTGCTACGCTGATTATCTTATGTTTTACACTGCTGACATCCTTTGTAGATCGGCGTATAGCATCTCAAACGAATCTTCTGAAGCAGCAAGAAGCTGAAGCTCAACGATTGCAACAATTTACAGACATTACTTTACGCATTCGGCGTTCTCTGAAGTTGGAAGATGTTCTCAATACGGCTGTGAGTGAAGTGCAGCAAGCATTAGGTGTCCATCGTGTTATTATCCATCGCTTGAATCGTGATTGGAATGGCACTATTATTGCTGAATCAGTTGCCCAAGGTTGGATTTCTACTTTGGGGCTGACAATGGACGATTCTTTTTGGGAACGTTATGTCGAATCTTATAACAATGGTCAAGTTTGGGTTATTGATAATATTTACGAAGTGGGTTTTGCTGAGGAGCATCTGGAGATTTTAAAGCGCTTTCAGATCAAAGCTTATATGGCTGCGCCTATCCTACAGAACAATCAACTTCAGGGTTTACTTTTTGCTCATCAGTGTTCTAATGCTCGGATTTGGCAAAAGTGGGAAATTGAATTGTTCCGACAACTAGCAGTTCAAATTAGCATTGCTCTAGAACAAGCAAATCTCCTCCATGAATTGCAACAGGCGCAGGAAGTGCTGCGGTTACGCGATCGCGCCATTGCGGCTGCTAGCAACGGTATTCTCATTACTGACCCACGACAGGAAGATAACCCTATCGTCTTTTGCAATGCAGCATTTGAAACCATGACGGGCTACTCGTTAGAAGAGGTATTGGGACATAACTGTCGCTTTTTGCAGGGAGAAGGCACAGACCCTGCTACTGTGAGAGAACTCAACAATGCCGTAAAGCAAGAGCGGGATTGCCAAGTTGTTATTAAGAATTATTGCAAGGATGGGACTCCTTTCTGGAACCAATTGACCATTTCACCAGTGCGAGATGCTTCCGGGAAAGTCATAAATTTTATTGGGGTACAAGCGGACATCACAGAACAAATGCAGGCGCAAGAAGAATTGCGGCTTAGTAAAGAAAACTTACAGAGTCAAGTCGTAGAATTGTTAAATGATGTTGAAGAAGCATCTAGAGGAGACCTAACCGTGCATGCCCAGATTAATACAGGCGAAATTGGGACTGTAGCAGACTTTTTCAATGCTATTATTGAAAGCCTACGACACATTGTGGTGCAAGTAAAACAAGCCGTGCAACAGGTGAATGTGCTTGTTGGGGAAAACTCACAATCCATGCGTCTGTTGGCAGATGATGCACTCAAACAAGCAGAGGAGATTACTCATACCCTCAAATCATTAGATGCAATGGTACTTTCAATTCAAGCTGTAGCAGATAGCGCTCATCAAGCAGCAGGTATGGCACGGACTGCATCAACAACTGCAGAAGTTGGTAGAGATTCCATGGAGCGCACGGTAGATAGCATCACGAAGCTGCATTTGACTATGGCAGAAGCTGCTAAAAAGGTGAAACGGCTTGGTGAATCATCCCAAGAGATTTCCAAAGTTGTGTCTTTGATTAACCAAATTGCCTTGCAAACCAACATAATATCTATCAATGCTAGTATTGAAGCAGCAAAAGCAGGTGAGGAAGGTCTGTCTTTTGCAGTTGTGGCAGAAGAAGTTGGGGATTTAGCTGCTCGTTCAGCCCAAGCCACTGAAGAAATTCAACAGATTGTGCGAAATATACAGATTGAAACCAGTGAAGTTGTGAAAGCCGTGGAACAGGGGATGACACAGGTTGTGGAAGGCACAGAATCAGTGAAAGATGCTAAGCAACAGCTAGGGGGAATTTTAGAAGTGTCTCGCGAAATTGACTCCTTAGTACAGTCCATTTCCCATGCAACAGTATCCCAAACGCAAACTTCGCAAGTAGTTGTGTCTTTGATGAAACAGATTGCTCGCGATTCACTTCATACGAGTGATTTCTCCCGCTTGGTGTCAAGTTCTTTGGTACAAACTGTAGACGTAGCACAGCAGTTACAAGCTTCAGTCACTGTGTTCAAGACTGATAATGAGGAAAGTCTGAATGTTAAACCGTTGGAAGCAGCAGACGCCGCCAAGTATTCTGTTCAGAACTCTGTTGAGTTGAATAATAGCAATGGCAAGCATCCGATGATACAGTAG
- a CDS encoding glycoside hydrolase family 31 protein, with product MPQYFGKLPTTDQPWTTIGTVQSVNKSDKPGTACAKGDKLGTACAKSDRTIHLECSDAHVTISILASNLLQVRMSPTGEFQPRRPWAVTLDDAEWADVPFEVKTTDAVVEIETEQIRAIVHRDKCRISCFDKEGRPFAQDTEMGMGWRLGAVAAWKHIEAEEHFYGFGERTGLLDKLSEVKTNWTVDALDYSTQTDEMYQAIPFFIALRPQLAYGIFFHTTFWSQFDMGAEAPGTLKMETRGGELDYYIIYGPEPANILHTYTQLTGRMPLPPKWSIGYHQCRWSYESDTIVRELAQEFRSRQIPCDVIHLDIDYMRGYRVFTWSPNRFSDPAKLISNLGQNGFKTVTIIDPGVKYEPEANYHVFDQGIEHDYFVRKVDGRLFHGYVWPEKSVFPDFLRSDVRQWWGDLHKSLTDAGVAGIWNDMNEPAIDERPFGDGGNKIWFPLDAPQGGEGEGERGRGGENSTLSSVSSNRTTHTEVHNLYGLSMARASAEGLQRLRPNERSFVLTRSGFAGVQRWSSVWMGDNQSLWDHLEMSLPMLCNMGLSGVAFVGCDIGGFAGNATAEMFARWMQVGMLYPLMRGHSAMSTARHEPWVFGERTEKICREYINLRYQLLPYLYTLFWEAATTGTPILRPLLYHYPNDPKTYTLYDQVLLGPNLMAAPIYRPGIEHRSVYLPEGTWYDWWTGESHSGPVHILAHAPLETMPLYVRAGAIIPMQPVMQYVDEHPLNQLRLRIWHGASEFTLYEDDGHTFEFQKGAFATTNYRVFAKAEHTILEIGERQGEWIPASREVIVELVGVGEQQFQDDGKPRILKF from the coding sequence ATGCCCCAATACTTTGGAAAACTTCCCACAACTGACCAACCTTGGACTACTATTGGCACGGTGCAATCTGTCAACAAGAGCGATAAGCCGGGTACGGCTTGCGCCAAGGGCGATAAGCTGGGTACAGCTTGCGCTAAGAGCGATCGCACAATTCATCTGGAGTGTAGTGACGCTCATGTTACCATTAGCATACTCGCATCCAACTTGCTACAAGTGCGGATGTCACCAACTGGTGAATTTCAGCCCCGTCGTCCTTGGGCGGTGACACTGGATGACGCCGAATGGGCAGATGTGCCTTTTGAGGTGAAAACAACAGATGCTGTTGTAGAAATTGAAACTGAGCAGATACGAGCGATCGTACACAGAGACAAATGCCGTATAAGCTGTTTTGATAAAGAAGGGCGTCCCTTTGCTCAAGATACAGAGATGGGAATGGGTTGGCGTTTGGGTGCAGTCGCCGCCTGGAAACATATAGAAGCAGAAGAGCACTTTTACGGATTTGGCGAACGCACGGGATTGCTCGATAAACTGAGCGAAGTCAAAACCAACTGGACGGTTGATGCCTTAGACTACAGTACCCAAACTGATGAAATGTATCAGGCAATTCCGTTTTTTATAGCCTTGCGTCCCCAACTTGCCTACGGTATTTTCTTCCATACCACGTTTTGGAGTCAGTTTGACATGGGTGCAGAAGCACCAGGTACATTGAAAATGGAAACTCGTGGGGGCGAGTTAGATTACTATATTATTTACGGTCCTGAACCCGCAAACATTCTTCACACCTATACCCAATTAACAGGTAGAATGCCATTACCGCCAAAATGGTCAATTGGCTATCACCAATGTCGTTGGAGTTACGAGTCAGATACCATAGTACGCGAACTAGCCCAAGAATTTCGATCGCGTCAAATTCCCTGCGATGTCATCCATCTTGATATTGATTATATGCGGGGTTACCGCGTGTTTACCTGGAGTCCCAACCGCTTTTCCGATCCTGCAAAACTGATTTCTAACTTGGGGCAAAACGGTTTTAAGACGGTTACCATTATAGATCCAGGAGTTAAATACGAACCAGAAGCCAATTATCACGTGTTTGACCAAGGAATAGAACACGACTACTTTGTCAGAAAAGTTGATGGGCGGTTGTTCCACGGCTATGTTTGGCCTGAAAAATCCGTGTTTCCCGACTTTTTACGTTCCGATGTACGTCAGTGGTGGGGAGACTTACACAAAAGCCTAACTGATGCAGGCGTTGCAGGAATATGGAATGATATGAACGAGCCAGCCATTGACGAGCGCCCTTTTGGAGATGGTGGCAATAAAATTTGGTTTCCTCTGGATGCACCCCAAGGAGGAGAGGGGGAGGGGGAAAGAGGGAGAGGGGGAGAAAACTCTACCCTGTCCTCCGTGTCCTCAAATAGAACTACTCACACTGAAGTTCATAATTTGTACGGTTTGTCAATGGCGAGAGCGAGTGCAGAAGGTTTGCAACGGTTACGTCCCAATGAGCGTTCTTTTGTGCTGACTCGTTCTGGTTTTGCAGGAGTGCAGCGATGGTCGTCGGTTTGGATGGGTGACAATCAATCGTTGTGGGATCATTTAGAAATGTCCCTACCAATGCTGTGTAATATGGGACTATCTGGTGTAGCATTTGTAGGGTGCGATATTGGTGGATTTGCAGGTAACGCTACAGCAGAAATGTTCGCCCGGTGGATGCAAGTAGGAATGCTCTATCCTCTCATGCGCGGTCACTCAGCAATGAGTACAGCACGTCACGAACCGTGGGTTTTTGGAGAACGTACAGAGAAAATTTGTAGAGAATACATAAATCTGCGTTATCAGTTGCTACCCTACCTATACACCCTCTTTTGGGAAGCAGCAACTACAGGGACTCCGATTTTAAGACCATTACTCTACCATTATCCTAACGATCCCAAAACTTACACGCTCTACGATCAAGTGTTGCTCGGTCCTAACTTGATGGCTGCACCCATTTACCGTCCCGGAATAGAGCATCGTTCCGTCTATTTGCCTGAAGGAACGTGGTATGACTGGTGGACGGGAGAAAGTCATTCCGGACCCGTTCATATCCTAGCCCATGCACCATTAGAAACAATGCCTCTTTATGTCCGCGCAGGTGCAATTATTCCCATGCAACCCGTGATGCAGTATGTCGATGAGCATCCACTAAACCAATTACGACTGCGTATTTGGCATGGTGCTAGTGAGTTTACTCTTTACGAAGATGACGGACATACATTTGAGTTTCAAAAAGGAGCTTTTGCAACAACAAATTACCGTGTTTTTGCTAAGGCGGAACACACAATTTTAGAAATTGGAGAACGACAGGGAGAATGGATACCAGCATCCCGTGAAGTGATTGTTGAACTTGTTGGAGTGGGTGAACAGCAATTTCAAGACGATGGGAAACCACGTATTTTGAAATTTTAA
- a CDS encoding GNAT family N-acetyltransferase, protein MQNRYQRSFSQDTTLSSKLFNLLEIVFPGAGITSHIEQARKLGVAWEDASTPFARFHDDGSLITHVGVLSIPMRLMGKDVIVGGVHAVCTHPDFRRRGYYREIMNEVLDYCDKRYETLVLTTSNPEFYQTFGFRFVQEHSFIASVNSLGGVNGIRLLDINNIDDVKLLHQLLETRAPVSNIIGVVNEKPLFLVNEATRSMYYCPDLDTIACMSIDNNELKLYDLVAPQIFPLKELIQRIPHHIKSCSIYFNPESLKTNTEVLPELLDGDSHLMVRGTFTPEHQKFMIPRSARC, encoded by the coding sequence ATGCAGAATCGTTATCAACGCTCATTCTCACAAGACACTACTCTGAGTTCTAAATTATTCAACTTACTAGAAATTGTATTTCCTGGAGCAGGAATTACTTCCCATATAGAACAAGCTAGAAAACTAGGTGTCGCATGGGAAGATGCATCAACACCATTCGCACGCTTCCATGACGACGGTAGTTTAATAACCCACGTTGGAGTACTGTCCATTCCAATGCGACTCATGGGAAAAGATGTCATAGTTGGTGGAGTTCACGCAGTATGTACTCATCCTGATTTTCGTAGACGTGGTTATTACCGTGAAATTATGAATGAAGTATTAGATTATTGCGACAAACGCTACGAAACTTTAGTATTGACTACTTCTAACCCTGAATTTTACCAAACGTTTGGGTTTCGCTTTGTCCAAGAACACAGTTTTATAGCTAGCGTCAACTCTCTAGGTGGCGTAAATGGAATACGTTTGCTTGATATTAATAATATCGACGACGTGAAGCTTTTACACCAACTGTTAGAAACGCGCGCACCTGTGTCAAACATTATTGGCGTAGTCAACGAAAAGCCTTTGTTTCTAGTTAACGAAGCTACAAGATCTATGTATTACTGTCCGGACTTAGACACTATTGCCTGTATGTCCATCGACAATAACGAACTTAAATTATATGACTTAGTGGCACCGCAAATATTCCCGTTAAAAGAGCTTATACAAAGAATACCTCATCATATCAAGTCCTGTTCTATCTACTTTAACCCAGAAAGTCTAAAAACAAATACGGAAGTATTACCAGAATTATTAGATGGAGACTCTCACCTAATGGTTCGCGGTACATTTACCCCCGAACACCAAAAATTTATGATACCCCGTTCCGCTCGTTGCTAA